The Phoenix dactylifera cultivar Barhee BC4 chromosome 9, palm_55x_up_171113_PBpolish2nd_filt_p, whole genome shotgun sequence genome window below encodes:
- the LOC103701453 gene encoding uncharacterized protein LOC103701453 has protein sequence MPQDNLRSAVHRRLTKTLPVGFEDGNETVQCGTSRRSKTSLSLALEPADGRGRRGRDPVPFMSKEEEATAYRDDSELQLLQVFTGARKLNQMIGSWSKAPNPDGRWKYFAEDLLRSALDLQESLIMLEKLQNDSKLMSRMNRKKKPEFIYKREQELERENHFDALGSKIFAGGSYHNRLQEPRLSIDGSSRNLVEELKKVIGDCLYRQNLLSLSSDDEKASSSKSPRYTQSKGSRDKPSEQKVEVAGSIVASDQPKKPKAPNLIAKLMGLEEVPSSEPVQPAKKEKKGKSIDSPGHSLEIEMPQARKLQVVQQIPYPKRKALRGIIETMQFKGLLRSSQVDDRRCRPSFFDTPQLQQYARDFYRDDDVPQIVIVKSLHLPRRGRGEVLKELTLEKVMVKEGRRSTKLVQEEKVSEQTSVVTKILGRKEVKTRGKTKEKSSPNVKATTSSCQKQKRGEAFKAHKKPTEERKPLLLNKKKQEEKKNDKATKMPISHPTTSTALAKPDKRLSAARNIASTQIGTSQNRNLKCSSKSAAQNFSDSTKEKKIAGAKPAKTSNIVKTSDGNKSKEDGREFNSHNKKDSVSARSSSVSGDELPEQSDQDTKPRNRDDTIKTENVLCEVMRKTKRVRKISELEEAAIQLPEKKATTGEANAIEGDLKLLLLSRQSFLNRARELFSVDAIRPVCYQSKGKDKDGKGNAKLLLDIAEELMVCKSHHQKHLIHSSVQTNLWGRMVYHSLDQLVKEISNEIGELTNYSMVDDDATAADSLHIRLERDLKCKDAMLNAMWDSGWVNWICMEDTDQIVGEVGEHILAWLIEEVASELVYQISFLCI, from the exons ATGCCTCAAGACAATCTAAGATCAGCTGTTCACAGACGTTTAACAAAGACGCTTCCTGTTGGATTTGAAGATGGGAATGAAACAGTCCAATGTGGGACAAGCAGAAGGTCCAAGACCTCCCTTTCTCTTGCATTAGAGCCTGCAGATGGAAGAGGCCGCCGTGGCCGAGATCCGGTGCCCTTCATGAGTAAGGAAGAAGAGGCCACGGCCTACCGAGATGACAGTGAGTTGCAGCTATTGCAGGTCTTTACAGGAGCTCGCAAGCTGAACCAGATGATCGGCTCGTGGTCCAAGGCACCAAATCCTGATGGGCGATGGAAATATTTTGCAGAAGATCTTCTGAGAAGTGCTTTGGATCTCCAGGAGTCGTTAATCATGCTCGAGAAGCTTCAAAATGACTCAAAGCTAATGTCCAGGATGAATAGGAAAAAGAAACCAGAGTTCATATATAAAAGAGAGCAAGAATTAGAACGAGAAAACCATTTTGATGCATTGGGTTCTAAAATATTTGCAGGTGGAAGCTACCACAATAGATTGCAGGAACCACGACTTTCTATCGATGGGTCTTCGAGGAATCTAGTTGAGGAGCTGAAGAAAGTGATAGGAGACTGCCTCTACAGGCAGAACCTCTTGTCATTATCTTCTGATGATGAGAAGGCTTCTTCGAGCAAGTCGCCGAGATACACTCAAAGCAAGGGTTCCAGGGATAAGCCAAGCGAGCAAAAGGTAGAGGTAGCTGGTTCCATTGTTGCCTCAGACCAACCTAAGAagccaaaagctccaaatttgaTTGCTAAGCTAATGGGTCTGGAAGAAGTCCCTTCTTCAGAACCTGTTCAGCcagccaaaaaagaaaagaaggggaagAGCATAGATTCCCCAGGACATAGTCTTGAAATTGAAATGCCTCAGGCAAGGAAGCTGCAAGTTGTACAGCAAATTCCATATCCAAAGAGAAAGGCACTACGCGGAATCATAGAAACAATGCAATTCAAAGGTCTTTTGAGGAGCAGCCAAGTTGACGACCGCAGATGTCGGCCTAGTTTCTTTGACACTCCACAGCTGCAACAGTACGCCAGAGATTTCTATAGGGATGATGATGTGCCACAAATTGTGATTGTGAAATCTCTGCATTTACCACGCCGGGGGAGAGGCGAGGTCCTGAAGGAACTTACTTTAGAAAAGGTCATGGTTAAGGAAGGGAGAAGATCAACTAAGTTGGTCCAGGAAGAGAAGGTTTCTGAGCAGACAAGTGTCGTAACCAAAATATTAGGAAGAAAAGAAGTGAAGACCAGGGGGAAGACTAAAGAGAAATCATCACCAAATGTTAAGGCCACAACTTCTTCATGTCAGAAACAGAAGAGGGGAGAGGCTTTTAAGGCTCATAAAAAACCGACTGAAGAACGGAAGCCACTGCTGCTGAATAAGAAAaaacaggaagagaagaagaatgaCAAGGCCACAAAGATGCCAATATCACATCCAACTACTTCTACAGCACTGGCAAAGCCTGATAAAAGACTATCAGCAGCAAGGAATATTGCTTCCACACAAATAGGTACATCACAAAATCGAAATCTAAAATGTTCATCAAAATCGGCAGCACAGAATTTCTCTGATTCcacaaaggagaagaagattgcAGGAGCAAAACCAGCCAAAACATCTAACATTGTCAAAACA AGTGATGGTAATAAAAGCAAAGAAGATGGCAGAGAGTTCAATTCTCATAATAAAAAGGATAGTGTTTCGGCAAGAAGCAGCAGTGTTTCTGGTGATGAGCTCCCTGAACAGTCTGACCAAGACACAAAACCACGCAACAGAG ATGACACAATAAAAACCGAGAATGTATTATGTGAAGTCATGCGAAAGACCAAACGAGTTCGAAAAATCTCTGAATTAGAAGAAGCAGCTATTCAACTTCCTGAAAAGAAAGCAACTACGGGAGAAGCAAATGCAATAGAAGGTGACCTAAAACTGTTGCTTTTGAGCCGCCAATCATTTCTTAACCGCGCACGAGAACTTTTCAGTGTTGATGCTATCAGACCTGTATGCTATCAGAGTAAAGGCAAAGATAAGGATGGAAAAGGAAATGCTAAGCTCTTACTGGACATTGCAGAAGAGTTAATGGTGTGCAAAAGCCATCATCAGAAGCACTTGATTCATTCTTCGGTCCAAACCAACTTGTGGGGCAGAATGGTATATCATTCTTTAGACCAGTTGGTGAAGGAAATCAGTAATGAGATCGGCGAACTGACTAATTACAGTATGGTTGATGATGATGCTACCGCCGCAGATAGTCTTCATATAAGGCTGGAGAGAGATCTCAAATGCAAGGATGCAATGCTAAATGCTATGTGGGACTCTGGCTGGGTTAATTGGATTTGCATGGAAGACACAGACCAAATTGTAGGTGAAGTGGGGGAACATATCTTGGCTTGGCTTATTGAAGAGGTTGCTTCTGAATTAGTATACCAAATAAGCTTTTTATGTATCTGA